A DNA window from Drosophila sechellia strain sech25 chromosome X, ASM438219v1, whole genome shotgun sequence contains the following coding sequences:
- the LOC6618509 gene encoding putative vitellogenin receptor isoform X2, whose product MCQAEHQVPTSEQRIRVKSPKMTASQRGFNLTSQTRAHPASGGSTSSGYGYWQRTHLIINGRHVAISLLLLLGLCGGTAAGTPGSADTRCDAGQFQCRGGGCILQAKMCDGRGDCKDSSDELDCDYRLCQPPHWFPCAQPHGACLAAELMCNGIDNCPGGEDELNCPVRPGFRFGDTAHRMRNCSKYEFTCQQDRTCIPIDFMCDGRPDCTDKSDEVAGCKQAEVTCPGEGHLCANGRCLRRKQWVCDGVDDCGDGSDERGCSNLCEPQKGKFLCRNRETCLTLSEVCDGHSDCSDGSDETDLCHSKPDCDAKKCALGAKCHMMPAGGAECFCPKGFRLAKFEDKCEDIDECKEQDDLCSQGCENTSGGYRCVCDAGYLLDKDNRTCRAVVHGSKEQQPLLLYTTQMTIMGMHLREDNVRNHVYQVAGNLSKVIGVAYDGSHIYWTNIQNEAESIVKANGDGSHAEILLTSGLDAPEDLAVDWLTQNIYFSDNIMRHIAVCSNDGLNCAVLVTQDVHQPRSLAVWPQKGLMFWTDWGEKPMIGRASMDGSRSRPIVSDNIEWPNGIALDMHQERIYWVDAKLGSVQTVRPDGTGRRTVLDGMLKHPYGLAIFEDQLYWSDWATKSVHACHKFSGKDHRILAKDRTIYAVHIYHPAKQPISPHGCENAKCSHLCLLAEPEIGGHSCACPDGMRLAPDLRRCMLMEKRQRLFIGLGQVLLEIEHTAFGRHQIRKSYTLPCLINEMVYNRINGSLIIADNDQRLILEFQPETHETNVLVRANLGNVSALSFDYLSRNLYWADTERAVIEVLSLQTRHRALIRFFPGQEVPIGLTVMPAEGYLYVVLKAKRHSHIDKIPLSGKGEQVHVFEDDLGDDDIKLVTDYETQTLFWSDSDLGRISYSNYRVPHSQIFRGKLRRPYSLAMVHHDLFWNELGTPRIYWTHKSNMGPRKVIDIMEKGDPAAIMPYVPVATPNGIPLAASSPVGQESHPCQQQNGGCSHICVGEGPYHSICLCPAGFVYRDAGNRTCVEALDCEFRCNSGECLTMNHRCNGRRDCVDNSDEMNCDEEHRRKPKVLCSPSQFACHSGEQCIDKERRCDNRKDCHDRSDEQHCEKFDKNKKCHVHQHGCDNGKCVDSSLVCDGTNDCGDNSDELLCEATSRCEPGMFQCGSGSCIAGSWECDGRIDCSDGSDEHDKCVHRSCPPDMLRCLLGQCLDRSLVCDGHNDCGDKSDELNCGTDSSTVNISCAEDQFQCTSNLKICLPSAVRCNGTTECPRGEDEADCGDVCSIYEFKCRSGRECIRREFRCDGQKDCGDGSDELSCELEKGNHNQSQIQPWSTSSLACRPHLFDCQDGECVDLSRVCNNFPDCTNGHDEGPKCATACRSASGRQVCQHKCRATPSGAVCSCFDGYRLDADQKSCLDIDECQEQQPCAQLCENTLGGYQCQCHADFMLRQDRVSCKSLQSGATLLFSSFNEVRNLSEQPVMLNVAWSANDSRITGFDLDMHRQMGYFSVEDEGIVYQIDLQTKVIVRALGLPAPTKLSVDWATGNVYVLSGAQDIHACSFVGRMCGRIAHVKSPRHVKHLAVDGYHARIFYIVIRTEGYGQTSSEIHMARLDGSRRDMLVQRSESFMTALTTDPHQQLLYFVDQHTRTLERISYRLKTGPMRRPEIMLQKSNALMHPSGLSVYENNAFIVNLGSVEAVQCALYGSRICHKISLNVLNAQDIVVAGRSRQPEKASHPCAHAHCHGLCLQADYGYECMCGNRLVAEGERCPHGSGNEVAVLGAVNSLELEQEQEQNGHFHWLMALLVLAAGSLIAGLGYIIRWRRSAAPKRSWITNAPRRESASPQKRERCPAGAATTHSPPPAPRPRSRLSSLVCRMRSSDCSGHVSRRPAIRWLRNCFSRAPEKASYIRWTEVGTDAELDGRCRTSWWLTWTTMPPNQPDSSGEITQAMMRMHDLCRK is encoded by the exons ATGTGCCAGGCCGAGCACCAGGTGCCCACCAGCGAGCAAAGGATCCGGGTAAAGAGCCCGAAGATGACCGCCAGCCAGCGAGGATTCAACCTAACCTCGCAGACACGCGCTCACCCCGCCAGTGGTGGCTCAACGTCCAGTGGATACGGATATTGGCAGCGAACACATCTGATCATCAATGGACGCCACGTGGCAATctcgctgctcctgctcctgggaCTTTGCGGTGGTACTGCTGCCGGCACGCCGGGATCAGCGGACACGCGGTGCGATGCGGGACAATTCCAGTGCAGAGGCGGCGGCTGCATCTTACAGGCGAAGATGTGCGACGGACGCGGAGACTGCAAGGACAGCTCAGATGAATTGGACTGCG ACTACCGACTGTGCCAACCGCCACATTGGTTCCCGTGTGCCCAGCCACACGGAGCCTGCCTGGCAGCGGAACTAATGTGCAACGGCATCGACAACTGTCCCGGCGGCGAGGATGAGCTCAACTGCCCGGTGCGGCCAGGGTTCCGATTCGGTGACACCGCTCATCGCATGCGCAACTGCAGCAAGTACGAGTTCACGTGCCAGCAGGATCGCACCTGCATTCCCATTGATTTCATGTGCGACGGCCGGCCGGATTGCACGGACAAGTCGGACGAGGTGGCTGGCTGCAAGCAGGCGGAGGTGACCTGCCCCGGCGAGGGGCACCTGTGCGCCAACGGACGGTGTTTGCGCCGCAAGCAGTGGGTCTGCGATGGCGTCGACGACTGCGGCGATGGAAGCGACGAACGAGGATGCT CAAATCTATGTGAGCCACAAAAGGGTAAATTCCTGTGCCGGAACCGAGAAACCTGTCTGACCCTGAGCGAAGTGTGCGATGGGCACAGCGACTGTTCCGACGGCAGCGATGAGACCGACCTCTGCCACTCCAAGCCGGACTGCGATGCGAAGAAGTGTGCGCTGGGAGCCAAGTGCCACATGATGCCTGCCGGCGGAGCCGAGTGCTTCTGCCCAAAGGGATTCCGGCTGGCTAAATTCGAGGACAAGTGCGAGGACATTGACGAGTGCAAGGAGCAAGATGATCTGTGCAGCCAGGGATGCGAGAACACATCGGGCGGATATCGATGCGTCTGTGACGCGGGCTATCTGCTGGACAAGGATAATCGCACGTGTCGCGCCGTCGTTCACGGCTCTAAGGAACAGCAGCCCCTTCTGCTGTACACCACCCAGATGACGATTATGGGAATGCATCTGCGCGAGGACAACGTACGAAATCATGTCTACCAGGTGGCCGGGAATCTGAGCAAGGTCATTGGCGTGGCCTACGATGGCAGCCACATCTATTGGACCAACATCCAGAACGAAGCGGAGAGCATTGTGAAGGCAAACGGAGATGGTTCGCATGCGGAGATTCTGCTGACCTCCGGCCTGGATGCACCAGAGGACCTGGCTGTCGATTGGCTGACGCAGAACATCTACTTCTCGGACAACATAATGCGGCACATAGCCGTGTGCTCGAACGATGGTCTAAACTGTGCCGTTCTGGTCACCCAGGATGTCCACCAGCCGCGATCACTGGCTGTTTGGCCCCAGAAGGGCTTGATGTTCTGGACGGATTGGGGTGAGAAGCCCATGATAGGGCGCGCATCCATGGACGGCAGTCGGTCGCGACCCATTGTCAGCGACAACATCGAATGGCCAAATGGTATTGCGCTGGATATGCACCAGGAAAGGATCTACTGGGTAGATGCCAAGTTGGGCAGCGTCCAAACGGTTCGACCCGACGGCACTGGTCGGCGCACGGTGCTGGACGGCATGCTGAAGCATCCCTATGGCCTGGCCATATTTGAGGATCAGCTGTACTGGTCAGATTGGGCCACGAAGAGTGTGCATGCCTGTCACAAATTCTCCGGCAAGGATCATCGCATCCTGGCCAAGGATCGCACCATTTACGCCGTGCACATCTATCATCCGGCCAAGCAGCCCATCTCACCGCATGGTTGCGAAAATGCCAAGTGCTCGCACCTATGCCTGTTGGCCGAACCCGAAATCGGTGGTCACAGCTGCGCCTGTCCGGATGGCATGCGGCTGGCGCCGGATCTGCGGCGCTGCATGCTAATGGAGAAGCGCCAACGACTGTTCATTGGCCTGGGCCAAGTGCTGCTCGAGATCGAGCATACCGCCTTTGGGCGCCATCAGATAAGGAAGTCGTACACGCTCCCCTGTTTGATCAACGAAATGGTGTACAACCGCATCAATGGCAGCCTGATAATAGCGGACAATGACCAGCGACTGATCCTGGAGTTTCAGCCAGAGACCCACGAGACCAACGTCCTGGTCCGCGCCAATCTGGGCAATGTGAGTGCCCTGTCCTTCGATTATCTGAGCAGGAACCTGTACTGGGCGGATACGGAGCGGGCTGTGATTGAGGTGCTCTCCCTGCAGACGCGCCATCGTGCTCTAATCCGCTTCTTTCCGGGCCAGGAGGTGCCCATTGGACTCACTGTCATGCCCGCGGAGGGCTATCTGTACGTTGTGCTCAAGGCCAAGCGGCACAGCCACATTGACAAGATACCGCTGAGCGGCAAGGGCGAACAGGTGCATGTATTCGAGGACGATCTGGGCGATGATGACATCAAGCTGGTCACCGATTACGAGACCCAAACGCTCTTTTGGTCAGACAGCGATCTGGGCAGAATTAGCTACTCGAATTACAGGGTGCCGCACAGCCAAATCTTTCGCGGCAAGCTCAGGCGACCCTATAGCCTGGCCATGGTGCATCACGATCTGTTCTGGAATGAATTGGGCACGCCAAGGATTTACTGGACGCACAAGAGCAATATGGGCCCCCGAAAGGTAATCGATATAATGGAGAAGGGCGATCCGGCCGCCATTATGCCGTACGTGCCCGTAGCGACGCCCAATGGAATCCCGCTGGCCGCCAGCTCGCCTGTCGGCCAGGAATCGCATCCCTGCCAGCAGCAGAATGGCGGCTGTTCGCACATCTGTGTGGGCGAGGGACCCTACCACTCGATCTGTCTGTGTCCGGCCGGATTCGTTTACCGTGATGCGGGCAACCGCACCTGCGTGGAGGCTCTGGACTGTGAGTTCCGTTGCAACAGTGGCGAGTGCCTTACAATGAATCACCGCTGCAACGGACGACGCGATTGCGTGGACAACTCGGATGAGATGAACTGCGACGAGGAGCATCGCCGCAAGCCGAAGGTCCTGTGCTCGCCCAGCCAGTTCGCCTGCCACAGCGGGGAGCAGTGCATCGACAAGGAGCGGCGATGCGACAACCGCAAGGATTGCCACGACCGTTCGGATGAGCAGCACTGCGAGAAGTTCG ACAAAAACAAGAAGTGCCACGTCCATCAGCATGGCTGCGACAATGGAAAGTGCGTGGACTCGAGCCTGGTGTGCGATGGCACCAATGATTGCGGCGATAATTCCGACGAGTTGCTGTGCGAGGCGACATCGCGATGCGAACCGGGAATGTTCCAGTGCGGCAGCGGATCCTGCATCGCGGGCAGCTGGGAGTGCGACGGGCGGATCGATTGCAGCGACGGATCCGACGAGCACGACAAGTGCGTCCATCGCAGCTGTCCGCCGGACATGCTCCGCTGTCTGCTGGGTCAGTGTCTGGACCGGAGCCTAGTGTGCGATGGCCACAACGACTGTGGCGATAAGTCCGATGAACTAAATTGCGGTACGGACTCATCCACGGTGAACATATCCTGCGCGGAGGATCAGTTCCAATGCACAAGCAATCTCAAGATCTGTCTGCCGTCTGCGGTGCGCTGCAATGGTACCACCGAGTGTCCTCGCGGCGAGGATGAGGCCGACTGCGGCGATGTGTGCAGCATCTATGAGTTCAAGTGCCGCTCCGGTCGAGAGTGCATCCGGCGGGAGTTCCGCTGCGATGGCCAGAAGGACTGCGGCGACGGCAGCGACGAGTTGAGCTGCGAACTGGAAAAGGGTAATCACAATCAGAGCCAGATTCAGCCGTGGAGCACCTCGAGCCTAGCCTGCCGGCCACATCTCTTCGATTGTCAAGACGGCGAGTGCGTGGACTTGTCGCGGGTATGCAACAATTTCCCGGACTGTACCAACGGCCACGACGAGGGACCCAAGTGCGCCACCGCCTGCCGATCCGCGTCAGGTCGCCAGGTGTGCCAACACAAGTGCCGCGCCACACCGTCCGGCGCCGTGTGTTCCTGCTTCGATGGCTATCGCCTGGACGCGGATCAGAAGAGCTGCCTGGACATTGACGAgtgccaggagcagcagccatGCGCGCAGCTGTGCGAGAATACCCTCGGCGGCTACCAGTGCCAGTGCCATGCGGACTTCATGCTGCGCCAGGATCGTGTTAGCTGCAAGAGCCTGCAGTCCGGCGCCACTCTGCTCTTCAGCAGCTTCAACGAAGTGCGAAACCTGAGCGAACAGCCGGTAATGCTCAATGTGGCCTGGTCGGCGAATGATTCGAGGATCACCGGCTTCGATCTGGACATGCACCGTCAAATGGGTTACTTTTCCGTCGAGGACGAGGGCATCGTCTACCAGATCGATCTGCAAACGAAGGTGATTGTGCGGGCTCTGGGCCTGCCCGCACCGACGAAACTCTCCGTGGATTGGGCCACCGGAAATGTTTATGTGCTGAGTGGAGCGCAGGACATCCACGCGTGCAGTTTCGTGGGACGCATGTGCGGCCGTATAGCGCACGTGAAGAGTCCCAGGCACGTGAAGCATCTGGCTGTGGATGGCTATCACGCCAGGATCTTCTACATAGTCATACGCACCGAGGGCTATGGCCAGACGAGCTCGGAGATCCACATGGCCCGACTGGATGGCAGTCGCAGGGATATGCTGGTGCAGCGGAGCGAAAGCTTCATGACCGCCCTGACCACCGATCCGCATCAGCAGCTATTGTACTTTGTGGACCAGCATACGCGCACCCTGGAGAGGATTAGCTATAGGCTTAAAACAGGACCCATGCGGCGACCGGAAATAATGCTGCAGAAGTCCAATGCTCTGATGCATCCATCTGGACTGAGTGTGTACGAAAATAATGCGTTCATCGTGAACCTGGGCTCCGTGGAGGCGGTGCAGTGCGCCCTGTACGGATCCCGCATCTGTCACAAGATCAGCCTCAACGTGCTGAACGCCCAGGACATCGTGGTGGCGGGCAGGTCGCGTCAGCCGGAGAAGGCGTCGCATCCCTGCGCGCATGCCCACTGCCATGGACTGTGCCTGCAGGCGGACTACGGATACGAATGCATGTGCGGCAATCGCCTGGTGGCCGAAGGCGAACGGTGTCCCCATGGCTCCGGCAATGAGGTGGCAGTGTTGGGTGCGGTCAACAGCCTGGAATTGGAACAGGAGCAAGAGCAGAACGGTCACTTTCACTGGCTGATGGCTCTGCTCGTCCTGGCCGCCGGATCACTGATCGCCGGACTCGGGTACAT AATCCGCTGGCGACGCTCGGCGGCACCAAAGCGTTCCTGGATCACGAACGCACCGAGGCGGGAGTCGGCTTCGCCACAGAAACGGGAACGGTGTCCAGCCGGGGCAGCAACGACACATTCACCACCACCAGCGCCTCGTCCTCGTTCGCGGCTCAGCAGTTTAGTGTGCCGAATGCGCTCCAGCGACTGCTCCGGCCACGTCAGTCGGCGTCCGGCGATCCGATGGCTCAGGAACTGCTTCTCGAGAGCCCCAGA GAAAGCAAGCTACATTCGCTGGACGGAGGTGGGGACGGATGCGGAGTTGGACGGCAGGTGCCGGACATCCTGGTGGCTGACATGGACGACGATGCCGCCAAATCAGCCGGACAGTTCGGGGGAAATTACGCAGGCGATGATGCGAATGCACGATTTGTGTCGTAAATGA